From Streptomyces sp. NBC_01754, a single genomic window includes:
- the paaN gene encoding phenylacetic acid degradation protein PaaN: MAAVLSPGKLSETHRPTLDQALDAIRTRAYWSPHPEHPKAYGEGGVPGSLGPAEGKAAFDAVLHTRFDLGQPGTDGWTGGEVSPYGPELGVEYPHVDPDVLLPSMTAAMGSWRAAGPETRALVCLEILTRINARTHELAHAVMHTSGQAFVMAFQAGGPHAQDRGLEAVAYAYAEQTRTPSAADWSKPQGKRDPLRLHKSYTAAGRGVSLLIGCNTFPTWNGYSGLFASLATGNPVLVKPHPRAVLPLALTVRLAREVLTEAGFDPNLVALAAERPDEGIAKSLAVRPEIKIIDYTGSSAFGDWLEANAGQAQVYTEKAGVNTIVVDSTDDYRGMLSNLAFSLSLYSGQMCTTPQNLLIPRGGITTEAGAKSYEEVVTDLAKAVGGLLGDDARANGLLGALVNPEVRARLEAAAGLGEVALASRTVANPDFPDAVVRTPVIVKLDGAKPDDGAAFLSECFGPVSFAVAVDSTTEALDLLRRTIREKGAMTVGAYTTSREVERAVEEVCFDESAQLSLNLTGGVYVNQTAAFSDFHGSGGNPAANAALCDGAFVSNRFRVVEVRRQA; encoded by the coding sequence ATGGCCGCCGTGCTTTCCCCCGGGAAGCTGTCCGAGACCCACCGCCCGACGCTCGATCAGGCCCTTGACGCGATTCGCACGCGCGCGTACTGGTCCCCGCACCCCGAGCACCCCAAGGCATACGGCGAGGGCGGCGTGCCCGGCAGCCTCGGCCCGGCGGAGGGCAAGGCCGCCTTCGACGCCGTGCTGCACACCCGGTTCGATCTCGGCCAGCCCGGTACCGACGGCTGGACCGGCGGCGAGGTCTCGCCGTACGGTCCTGAGCTCGGTGTCGAGTATCCGCACGTCGATCCGGACGTCCTGCTGCCGTCGATGACGGCCGCCATGGGCTCCTGGCGCGCGGCGGGACCGGAGACCAGGGCCCTGGTCTGCCTGGAGATCCTCACGCGGATCAACGCGCGCACCCATGAGCTGGCCCACGCCGTGATGCACACCAGCGGGCAGGCCTTCGTGATGGCGTTCCAGGCCGGCGGTCCGCACGCCCAGGACCGGGGCCTGGAAGCGGTGGCGTACGCGTACGCGGAGCAGACGCGGACCCCGTCGGCCGCCGACTGGTCGAAGCCCCAGGGCAAGCGCGACCCGCTCCGGCTGCACAAGTCGTACACGGCGGCCGGCCGTGGGGTCTCCCTGCTGATCGGCTGCAACACCTTCCCCACGTGGAACGGCTACTCGGGCCTCTTCGCCTCGCTGGCGACCGGTAACCCGGTCCTGGTCAAGCCGCATCCGCGTGCGGTGCTGCCGCTCGCCCTGACCGTGCGGCTGGCACGTGAGGTCCTGACCGAAGCCGGTTTCGACCCGAACCTGGTCGCGCTGGCGGCCGAGCGGCCGGACGAGGGCATCGCCAAGTCCCTGGCCGTACGGCCCGAGATCAAGATCATCGACTACACGGGCTCCAGCGCCTTCGGGGACTGGCTGGAGGCCAACGCCGGCCAGGCACAGGTCTACACGGAGAAGGCGGGTGTCAACACGATCGTCGTCGACTCCACCGACGACTACCGGGGCATGCTTTCCAACCTCGCCTTCTCGCTCTCCCTCTACAGCGGTCAGATGTGCACCACCCCGCAGAACCTGCTGATCCCCAGGGGCGGCATCACCACAGAAGCGGGCGCGAAGTCCTACGAAGAGGTGGTCACGGACCTCGCGAAGGCCGTCGGCGGACTCCTCGGCGACGACGCCCGGGCCAACGGCCTGCTCGGCGCGCTGGTGAACCCGGAGGTGAGGGCCCGCCTGGAAGCGGCCGCGGGTCTGGGGGAGGTCGCGCTCGCCTCGCGCACCGTGGCCAACCCCGACTTCCCCGACGCGGTGGTGCGTACGCCGGTCATCGTCAAGCTCGACGGAGCCAAGCCCGACGACGGGGCGGCGTTCCTCTCGGAGTGCTTCGGCCCGGTCTCGTTCGCGGTGGCCGTCGACTCGACCACCGAGGCCCTGGACCTGCTCCGCCGCACGATCCGGGAGAAGGGCGCGATGACGGTCGGCGCCTACACCACGTCCCGGGAGGTGGAGCGCGCGGTGGAGGAGGTCTGCTTCGACGAATCGGCCCAGCTGTCCCTGAACCTCACGGGCGGGGTGTACGTCAATCAGACAGCGGCCTTCTCCGACTTCCACGGCTCGGGCGGCAACCCGGCGGCCAACGCCGCCCTGTGCGACGGAGCGTTCGTGTCCAACCGGTTCCGGGTGGTCGAGGTGCGTCGCCAGGCCTGA
- a CDS encoding TrmH family RNA methyltransferase produces the protein MTSETGSTEDQHGTADAAGAAAAPEAEPIQYDDGYGTEVGVGPHPLPWPEGERYDPELLAQGDRRNVGDAYRYWTREAIVADLDLRRHDFHVAVENWGHDFNIGSVVRTANAFLAKEIHIVGRRRWNRRGAMVTDRYQHVRHHPDTADLTAWAAAEGLPVVGIDNLPGAVPLERTELPRRCVLLFGQEGPGLTAEARAHASMVCSIAQFGSTRSINAGAAAAIAMHAWVQRYADVPDPRGR, from the coding sequence GTGACCAGCGAGACCGGTAGTACAGAAGACCAGCACGGGACGGCCGACGCGGCCGGAGCGGCAGCGGCGCCCGAGGCCGAGCCGATCCAGTACGACGACGGATACGGCACCGAGGTCGGTGTAGGGCCGCATCCTTTGCCCTGGCCGGAAGGTGAGCGTTACGACCCGGAGCTGCTCGCCCAGGGGGACCGGCGCAACGTGGGAGACGCGTACCGGTACTGGACGCGGGAGGCGATCGTCGCCGACCTCGATCTGCGGCGTCACGACTTCCATGTGGCGGTGGAGAACTGGGGGCACGACTTCAACATCGGCTCGGTGGTCCGCACCGCCAACGCCTTCCTCGCCAAGGAGATCCACATCGTCGGGCGACGGCGCTGGAACCGGCGCGGCGCCATGGTCACCGACCGCTACCAGCATGTGCGCCACCACCCGGACACGGCGGACCTGACCGCGTGGGCGGCGGCCGAGGGGCTGCCGGTCGTCGGGATCGACAACCTGCCCGGAGCCGTGCCGCTGGAACGCACGGAGCTGCCACGGCGCTGTGTCCTGCTCTTCGGGCAGGAGGGCCCCGGGCTGACGGCCGAGGCGCGTGCGCACGCCTCGATGGTCTGCTCGATCGCGCAGTTCGGTTCCACCCGGTCGATCAACGCCGGTGCCGCGGCGGCCATCGCGATGCACGCGTGGGTGCAGCGTTACGCGGACGTCCCGGACCCGCGGGGCCGGTGA
- a CDS encoding HTTM domain-containing protein, with protein sequence MNTSARTGGALRRVDRPLARAVQRVTATPLGPHQSAVLRIGVSATYLLFLLRELPHRHELYGPDSPWHWEMARRLVADNQAFTALMWSDSTIWFEAVYALTLVSSVLLMVGWRTRATSVLFMAGVLSLQNRSVFMGDGGDNVIHLMAVYLVLTRCARVWSLDARREALDAVRVAEGGRPARDVAGPALWALSACALLPATLAGGLGGTRWLPVLLWVLWLGNGLWWALNRSAAAREPRALLDVLANIAHNAALLVIMAEVCLIYATAGWYKIQGSRWQDGTAIHYPLKLDYFTPWPALSGLVASSALVVMVLTYATVILQVAFPFTLLNRKVKNVLLVLMIGEHVGIAVLLGLPFFSLAMIAADAVFLPTAFLVWLGGRATRGRRRLFSRVTGGARVPRPRQPGDDGGEAPPHGDGPGHTLVG encoded by the coding sequence GTGAACACGTCCGCCCGGACCGGTGGAGCCCTGCGGCGTGTCGACCGCCCGCTCGCCCGCGCCGTCCAGCGCGTCACGGCCACTCCCCTCGGACCCCACCAGAGCGCGGTGCTCCGGATCGGTGTGTCGGCCACGTATCTGCTGTTCCTGCTGCGCGAGCTGCCGCACCGGCACGAGCTGTACGGACCCGACAGTCCGTGGCACTGGGAGATGGCGCGTCGGCTCGTCGCCGACAACCAGGCCTTCACCGCCCTCATGTGGTCGGACAGCACGATCTGGTTCGAGGCCGTGTACGCCCTCACACTGGTCTCGTCGGTGCTGTTGATGGTGGGCTGGCGTACGCGTGCCACGTCCGTGCTGTTCATGGCCGGTGTGCTCTCCCTGCAGAACCGCAGCGTCTTCATGGGCGACGGTGGCGACAACGTCATCCACCTGATGGCCGTCTACCTGGTGTTGACCCGCTGTGCACGGGTGTGGTCCCTGGACGCGCGACGGGAGGCCCTCGACGCCGTACGCGTCGCGGAGGGCGGCCGTCCGGCTCGGGACGTCGCCGGCCCCGCGCTGTGGGCCCTGTCCGCCTGTGCCCTGCTGCCGGCCACGCTGGCGGGTGGACTCGGTGGGACCCGGTGGCTGCCCGTCCTCCTGTGGGTCCTGTGGCTGGGGAACGGTCTCTGGTGGGCGCTGAACCGGTCGGCGGCGGCGCGTGAACCGCGCGCGCTCCTCGACGTCCTGGCCAACATCGCCCACAACGCCGCCCTCCTCGTGATCATGGCCGAGGTGTGTCTCATCTACGCGACCGCCGGCTGGTACAAGATCCAGGGGTCCCGCTGGCAGGACGGCACCGCGATCCACTACCCGCTCAAGCTGGACTACTTCACCCCCTGGCCGGCGCTCTCCGGCCTGGTCGCGTCCAGTGCGCTGGTGGTCATGGTGCTGACGTACGCGACGGTCATCCTGCAGGTGGCCTTTCCGTTCACCCTGCTCAACCGCAAGGTCAAGAACGTCCTGCTCGTCCTCATGATCGGTGAGCACGTCGGGATCGCCGTCCTGCTCGGCCTGCCCTTCTTCTCGCTGGCGATGATCGCTGCGGACGCGGTCTTCCTGCCGACGGCGTTCCTGGTGTGGCTGGGCGGCAGGGCGACGCGTGGCAGGCGGAGGCTGTTCTCCCGGGTGACGGGCGGGGCCCGGGTACCCCGGCCGAGGCAGCCCGGCGACGACGGCGGGGAGGCCCCTCCGCACGGCGACGGCCCTGGCCATACGCTCGTCGGGTGA
- a CDS encoding DUF5819 family protein codes for MDADRGGRAGDEKKPLWPEVTSSPATAATVPGEEGDGDGREGARTDVPGFGAGGPPAPAANGADPRPGGSPAAGDRTPADPPTVPGEERAGGGIAALSLPYQIVAAWALSAIALLACGHLAVVFLYVAPSNTLTKQYGNAVDDWVNPEFEQNWKLFAPNPLQQNIAVHVRAEVVGPEGRHITGWRNLSREDGEAIRGNLLPSHTRQNELRRAWDFYTGSHDDENRPDGLRGELSERYIRRIAVLRLSDHEYGGTVERIQIRSVVRAVGVPAWSDEKISDEPAYRELPWWTVTPSDLPEGARSGLAPAGVEGAR; via the coding sequence ATGGATGCGGATCGCGGTGGGCGCGCCGGCGATGAGAAGAAGCCCCTCTGGCCGGAGGTGACGAGCAGCCCGGCCACCGCTGCCACGGTCCCTGGCGAGGAGGGCGACGGTGACGGGCGGGAGGGCGCGCGCACGGACGTGCCCGGCTTCGGGGCCGGCGGCCCGCCGGCCCCCGCCGCCAACGGCGCGGACCCGCGTCCCGGCGGGTCACCGGCCGCCGGCGACAGGACGCCCGCCGACCCACCCACCGTGCCCGGTGAGGAACGTGCGGGCGGTGGGATCGCCGCCCTCTCGCTCCCGTACCAGATCGTCGCGGCGTGGGCACTGTCCGCCATCGCCCTGCTGGCCTGCGGACATCTCGCCGTGGTGTTCCTGTACGTCGCCCCGTCCAACACACTGACGAAGCAGTACGGCAACGCGGTCGACGACTGGGTCAACCCGGAGTTCGAGCAGAACTGGAAGCTGTTCGCCCCCAATCCGTTGCAGCAGAACATCGCCGTGCACGTGCGGGCCGAGGTGGTGGGACCGGAGGGCCGTCACATCACCGGCTGGCGGAACCTCTCCCGTGAGGACGGGGAGGCGATACGCGGAAACCTCCTCCCCAGCCACACCCGTCAGAACGAGTTGCGTCGTGCCTGGGACTTCTACACCGGGTCGCACGACGACGAGAACCGTCCCGACGGGCTTCGCGGGGAACTGTCCGAGCGCTACATCCGCCGGATCGCGGTGCTGCGTCTCTCCGATCACGAGTACGGCGGCACGGTCGAGCGCATTCAGATCCGGTCCGTGGTGAGAGCCGTCGGCGTACCGGCCTGGAGCGACGAGAAGATCAGTGACGAGCCGGCCTACCGGGAGCTCCCGTGGTGGACCGTCACCCCGTCCGATCTGCCCGAAGGCGCGAGGTCCGGCCTCGCGCCGGCCGGTGTGGAGGGGGCGAGGTGA
- the paaA gene encoding 1,2-phenylacetyl-CoA epoxidase subunit PaaA, with protein sequence MGGVTAGRTARGAAGTAAAAGEEAAFDAAVAADERIEPRDWMPDAYRATLIRQMAQHAHSEIIGMQPEANWISRAPSLRRKAILIAKVQDEAGHGLYLYSAAETLGTSRDELLDKLHAGRQRYSSIFNYPTLTWADVGAIGWLVDGAAITNQVPLCRCSYGPYARAMVRICKEESFHQRQGFELLLALSRGTPAQHEMAQDAVNRWWWPSLMMFGPPDDASSHSAQSMAWKIKRHSNDELRRRFVDICVPQAQALGLTLPDPDIRWNEELGQHDFGAIDWTEFQEVLKGNGPCNDQRLAQRRTAHEEGAWVRGAAAAYADKHRARTGGSRAAAQSATARVTEQPVEATA encoded by the coding sequence ATGGGTGGAGTGACCGCGGGCCGGACAGCGCGGGGAGCGGCGGGCACGGCAGCGGCGGCCGGCGAGGAGGCGGCGTTCGACGCCGCGGTGGCCGCCGACGAGCGAATCGAGCCACGCGACTGGATGCCGGACGCCTACCGCGCCACGCTGATCCGCCAGATGGCCCAGCACGCCCACTCCGAGATCATCGGCATGCAGCCGGAGGCCAACTGGATCAGCCGGGCTCCCTCGCTACGCCGCAAGGCCATCCTGATCGCCAAGGTGCAGGACGAGGCCGGCCACGGCCTGTATCTGTACAGCGCCGCCGAGACACTCGGCACCAGTCGCGACGAGCTGCTCGACAAGTTGCACGCGGGACGCCAGCGCTACTCGTCGATCTTCAACTATCCGACCCTCACATGGGCGGACGTGGGGGCCATCGGCTGGCTCGTGGACGGCGCCGCCATCACCAACCAGGTGCCGCTCTGCCGGTGCTCCTACGGACCCTACGCACGGGCGATGGTCCGGATCTGCAAGGAGGAGTCCTTTCACCAGCGCCAGGGGTTCGAGCTGCTGCTGGCCCTCAGCCGAGGCACCCCCGCACAGCACGAGATGGCCCAGGACGCCGTGAACCGCTGGTGGTGGCCCTCACTGATGATGTTCGGCCCGCCCGACGACGCCTCCTCTCACTCGGCACAGTCGATGGCCTGGAAGATCAAGCGGCATTCCAACGACGAGCTGCGGAGACGCTTCGTCGACATATGTGTCCCGCAGGCACAGGCCTTGGGGCTGACCCTCCCCGATCCCGACATCCGGTGGAACGAGGAGCTGGGGCAGCACGACTTCGGAGCGATCGACTGGACGGAGTTCCAGGAGGTGCTCAAGGGCAACGGCCCGTGCAACGACCAGCGGCTGGCCCAGCGGCGCACAGCCCATGAGGAGGGAGCCTGGGTCCGCGGTGCGGCGGCGGCGTACGCGGACAAACACAGAGCACGGACAGGCGGCTCCAGGGCCGCCGCGCAGTCCGCCACCGCCCGAGTGACCGAACAGCCCGTGGAGGCGACCGCATGA
- the paaB gene encoding 1,2-phenylacetyl-CoA epoxidase subunit PaaB, with protein sequence MSSSTDWPLWEVFVRSRRGLSHTHAGSLHAPDAEMALRNARDLYTRRSEGVSVWVVPSTEITASSPDEKDTFFEPAGDKPYRHPTFYEIPEGVKHL encoded by the coding sequence ATGAGCAGCTCGACCGACTGGCCGCTGTGGGAGGTCTTCGTCCGCTCCCGGCGCGGGCTCTCCCACACCCACGCCGGCAGCCTGCACGCACCGGATGCCGAGATGGCCCTGCGCAACGCGCGCGACCTGTACACACGCCGCTCGGAAGGGGTCTCCGTCTGGGTGGTCCCGTCGACGGAGATCACCGCCTCCTCGCCGGACGAGAAGGACACCTTCTTCGAGCCCGCCGGGGACAAGCCCTACCGGCACCCCACGTTCTACGAGATCCCGGAAGGGGTGAAGCACCTGTGA
- the paaC gene encoding 1,2-phenylacetyl-CoA epoxidase subunit PaaC, which produces MTAALALGDDALVLSHRLGEWAAHAPVLEEELALANIALDLLGQARSLLSSVGDEDELAFLREERSFRNVQLVEQPNGDFAHTMARQLYFSVYQHLMYERLAAGGGEFADLAAKAVKEVAYHRDHAEQWVLRLGDGTAESHERMQRGLDALWRYTGELFEPVEGVDIDWQALRDGWLTAVTSIVGQATLALPSGPQSGAWAAGAGRQGLHTEPFGRMLAEMQHLHRSHPGASW; this is translated from the coding sequence GTGACCGCCGCCCTCGCTCTCGGCGACGACGCGCTGGTCCTCTCTCACCGGCTGGGGGAGTGGGCCGCTCACGCCCCTGTGCTGGAGGAGGAGTTGGCACTGGCCAACATCGCCCTGGACCTGCTGGGACAGGCCAGGTCGCTGCTCTCGTCCGTCGGGGACGAGGACGAGCTCGCCTTCCTCCGTGAAGAGCGGTCCTTCCGCAACGTCCAGCTGGTCGAGCAGCCGAACGGCGACTTCGCCCACACCATGGCGCGTCAGCTCTACTTCTCCGTCTACCAGCACCTGATGTACGAGCGGCTGGCCGCCGGCGGGGGCGAGTTCGCCGACCTCGCGGCAAAGGCCGTCAAAGAGGTCGCCTACCACCGCGACCACGCCGAACAGTGGGTGCTGCGACTCGGCGACGGCACCGCGGAGAGCCACGAGCGGATGCAGCGCGGTCTGGACGCGCTGTGGCGGTACACCGGAGAGCTGTTCGAGCCGGTGGAAGGCGTCGACATCGACTGGCAGGCGCTGAGGGACGGCTGGCTGACCGCCGTCACATCCATCGTCGGGCAGGCCACACTGGCTCTGCCCTCGGGGCCGCAGTCGGGGGCCTGGGCCGCGGGGGCCGGCCGGCAGGGACTGCACACCGAACCGTTCGGACGGATGCTCGCCGAGATGCAGCATCTCCACCGCAGCCATCCGGGGGCGTCATGGTGA
- the paaD gene encoding 1,2-phenylacetyl-CoA epoxidase subunit PaaD, with amino-acid sequence MSTATPVEAEIRRLAGSVPDPELPVVTLEELGVLRDVRMQGPGSVTVRITPTYTGCPAIETMAADVERVLHEHGVPEVSVVTVLAPAWSTDDISDEGRRKLAEFGIAPPRPHRGPDGPVPVTLSVRCPHCGSTDTELLSRFSSTACKALRRCVDCREPFDHFKEL; translated from the coding sequence CTGTCGACGGCGACTCCGGTGGAGGCCGAAATCCGCCGACTCGCCGGCTCCGTGCCCGACCCCGAGCTTCCGGTCGTGACCCTGGAGGAACTCGGCGTGCTCCGGGACGTGCGGATGCAGGGACCGGGCAGCGTCACCGTCCGCATCACCCCGACATACACCGGCTGTCCGGCCATCGAAACCATGGCGGCCGACGTCGAACGCGTGCTGCACGAGCACGGGGTACCCGAGGTGTCCGTGGTCACCGTGCTCGCGCCGGCCTGGTCGACGGACGACATCAGCGACGAAGGACGGCGCAAGCTCGCGGAGTTCGGCATAGCCCCGCCCCGCCCGCACCGTGGTCCGGACGGGCCGGTCCCGGTGACCCTGTCCGTGCGCTGCCCGCACTGCGGCTCCACCGACACGGAACTGCTGAGCCGCTTCTCCTCCACGGCCTGCAAGGCCTTGCGCCGATGCGTGGACTGCCGTGAGCCGTTCGACCACTTCAAGGAGTTGTAG
- a CDS encoding 2Fe-2S iron-sulfur cluster-binding protein, with translation MFHPLRVSAIERVTDDAVAVTFAVPPELRETFRHRPGQHLNVRHRVGGEEIRRSYSICAPASTGPEPPVLRVGIRLVDGGVFSTYALKELAVGDVVEAMAPIGRFVLEPRAGHFAAVVGGSGITPVLSIAATLLARERTARFCLIRSDRTAASTMFLEEVADLKDRHPGRFHLVTALSREEQAAGLPSGRLDRERLTGLLPALLPVPSVDGWFLCGPLGLVRQAEGALRDLGVDRARVHQEIFHVADDAPARPAVTTAAASSQSTLTATLDGRSGNWPVQEGESLLETVLRSRADAPYACKGGVCGTCRAYLVSGEVRMDRNFALEPEETGAGFVLACQSHPVTPEVELDFDR, from the coding sequence ATGTTCCATCCGCTCCGGGTCAGCGCGATCGAACGGGTCACGGACGACGCGGTGGCCGTCACCTTCGCCGTGCCGCCCGAACTGCGCGAGACCTTCCGCCACCGCCCGGGTCAGCACCTGAACGTGCGTCACCGCGTTGGCGGCGAGGAGATACGCCGTTCGTACTCGATCTGTGCGCCTGCCTCGACCGGGCCTGAGCCACCGGTGCTCAGGGTGGGCATCCGTCTGGTCGACGGCGGGGTGTTCTCCACGTACGCCCTCAAGGAACTCGCGGTCGGCGACGTGGTGGAGGCGATGGCCCCGATCGGCCGGTTCGTCCTCGAACCACGCGCCGGCCACTTCGCCGCCGTCGTCGGTGGAAGCGGCATCACACCCGTGCTGTCGATCGCGGCCACACTGCTCGCACGCGAGCGGACGGCCCGCTTCTGCCTGATCCGCAGCGACCGTACGGCCGCGTCGACGATGTTCCTGGAGGAGGTGGCCGACCTCAAGGACCGCCACCCGGGCCGCTTCCACCTCGTGACGGCGCTGTCCCGGGAGGAGCAGGCCGCCGGGCTTCCGTCCGGTCGGCTGGACCGCGAGCGGCTCACCGGGCTGCTGCCCGCGCTGCTGCCGGTGCCGTCCGTGGACGGCTGGTTCCTGTGCGGCCCCCTCGGCCTGGTCCGGCAGGCGGAGGGTGCCCTACGGGACCTGGGGGTCGACCGGGCCCGCGTCCACCAGGAGATCTTCCATGTGGCCGACGACGCTCCGGCCCGGCCGGCGGTGACCACGGCTGCGGCCTCCTCACAGAGCACGCTCACCGCGACCCTGGACGGCCGCTCGGGCAACTGGCCCGTCCAGGAGGGCGAATCGCTGCTGGAGACGGTGCTGCGGAGCCGCGCGGACGCTCCCTACGCGTGCAAGGGCGGTGTGTGCGGGACCTGTCGGGCCTATCTGGTCTCGGGCGAGGTGCGGATGGACCGCAACTTCGCACTGGAACCGGAGGAGACCGGGGCGGGCTTCGTACTGGCCTGCCAGTCGCACCCGGTCACCCCGGAGGTGGAACTCGACTTCGACCGCTGA
- a CDS encoding rhodanese-like domain-containing protein, with translation MNFAPLPSVDVAAVPSDGFVLDVREVDEWAAGHVEGALHIPMSDFVGRFGELTEAAEDGRRVHVMCRVGGRSAQVTQYLVRQGVDAVNVDGGMLAWDGAGRPMVTDDGNPAFVL, from the coding sequence ATGAATTTCGCCCCGCTGCCCTCGGTGGACGTCGCGGCGGTGCCGTCGGACGGCTTCGTGCTGGACGTCCGTGAGGTCGACGAGTGGGCGGCCGGGCACGTCGAGGGCGCGCTGCACATCCCCATGAGTGACTTCGTGGGCCGCTTCGGCGAGCTGACCGAGGCGGCCGAGGACGGACGCCGTGTGCATGTGATGTGCCGGGTCGGCGGCCGGTCCGCGCAGGTCACCCAGTACCTGGTGCGGCAGGGCGTCGACGCGGTGAACGTCGACGGCGGCATGCTCGCCTGGGACGGAGCCGGGCGCCCGATGGTCACGGACGACGGCAACCCGGCGTTCGTCCTCTGA
- a CDS encoding J domain-containing protein has product MTHEAAGVPATRNDEDRQDQDRQDQAPQGRPHQPYQADAEAETQPEAGAGGTAAGTAGAPDGSAAVGTGSPRPEERLARAVRVAEQALIEFEIAVETFRVEVENFSRLHHQKLGPVYARLDELDARIAEARAAKTGDPEDLRKAQEARAIVMPMPGVEELFHDWMDSDGLSPEAAAMLTEQPVRPPKRVRPSEEARKLYRELARQAHPDLAPDETERARRDEFIARVNAAYGRGDVALLKELAAEWAAGPVTPELQLSESEELYARLEWLSSRKELLTVLARELEESAIGSMLRMAPDDPDRLLEEIGEKLLGEVSQREAELAELVQ; this is encoded by the coding sequence GTGACCCACGAAGCCGCCGGGGTGCCGGCCACCCGGAACGACGAAGACCGGCAGGACCAGGACCGGCAGGACCAGGCCCCGCAGGGCCGCCCGCATCAGCCGTACCAGGCGGATGCCGAGGCGGAGACCCAGCCGGAGGCCGGGGCCGGCGGTACGGCGGCCGGTACCGCCGGGGCACCCGACGGTTCGGCGGCGGTAGGCACCGGGTCCCCGCGGCCGGAGGAGCGGCTCGCCAGGGCCGTGCGAGTGGCCGAGCAGGCACTGATCGAGTTCGAGATCGCGGTGGAGACCTTCCGGGTGGAGGTCGAGAACTTCTCCCGGCTGCACCACCAGAAGCTCGGCCCGGTGTACGCGCGACTGGACGAGCTGGACGCCCGGATCGCGGAGGCGCGGGCCGCGAAGACTGGTGATCCGGAAGACCTGCGCAAGGCGCAGGAGGCCCGGGCGATCGTTATGCCGATGCCGGGCGTCGAGGAGCTCTTCCACGACTGGATGGACTCCGACGGGCTTTCGCCCGAGGCCGCGGCCATGCTCACCGAGCAGCCGGTCCGTCCGCCGAAGCGGGTCCGGCCGAGCGAGGAGGCACGCAAGCTCTACCGTGAGCTGGCCCGCCAGGCCCACCCCGACCTCGCACCGGACGAGACGGAGCGGGCCCGCCGGGACGAGTTCATCGCACGGGTCAACGCGGCGTACGGACGCGGTGACGTGGCCCTGCTCAAGGAGCTGGCCGCCGAGTGGGCCGCCGGGCCCGTGACACCGGAGCTCCAGCTGAGCGAGAGCGAGGAGCTCTACGCGCGGTTGGAGTGGCTGAGCAGCCGCAAGGAACTCCTCACGGTTCTCGCCAGAGAGCTGGAGGAGAGCGCCATCGGCTCGATGCTGCGGATGGCGCCCGACGACCCCGACCGGCTGCTCGAGGAGATCGGCGAGAAGCTGCTGGGAGAGGTGTCGCAGCGCGAGGCCGAGCTGGCGGAGCTGGTGCAGTAG